The bacterium genome includes a region encoding these proteins:
- a CDS encoding CDP-glycerol glycerophosphotransferase family protein, protein MKHILLFSKAPMNYLMFARVAGRLLADERVRLDIFAVGEEGQDVRALYEGMGVDPQRLVSKTTARWKKYDLYVSPDMRIVGKRARKKVHVFHGISFKGKAYSEQIRDYDHAFLIGPYQRNQFVKRGILTEDDPRMVNIGMPKTDPIVNGEFVRDEVLSSRGLPTDKPVVLYAPTWRKEASLNTMGEEILRAVGGMGDVTLLLKLHDWCLDPARNRRDWGAWLADQQEANAPWTWIRERDIVPFLATADLLISDASSTANEFLLRDRPILFMDVPELFEKYEQSIDLDTWGRKTGVVVQRPEDVPAAITAALSDPGTHSEIRRAAAADYFYNPGQATDAAHRAILNLLELTPP, encoded by the coding sequence ATGAAACACATCCTCCTCTTCAGCAAAGCCCCGATGAATTACTTGATGTTCGCGCGCGTGGCGGGGCGGTTGCTCGCGGACGAGCGCGTTCGCCTCGACATCTTCGCAGTCGGCGAAGAAGGGCAGGATGTGCGCGCGCTCTATGAAGGCATGGGCGTCGATCCGCAGCGGCTCGTTTCCAAAACGACCGCGCGATGGAAGAAGTACGACCTCTACGTCAGCCCCGACATGCGTATCGTCGGTAAGCGCGCTCGCAAGAAGGTCCACGTTTTTCACGGCATCTCGTTCAAGGGCAAAGCCTACAGCGAGCAGATTCGCGACTACGATCACGCTTTCCTGATTGGCCCGTATCAGCGCAATCAATTCGTGAAACGCGGGATCCTGACCGAAGACGATCCGCGCATGGTCAATATCGGGATGCCGAAGACCGATCCGATCGTGAACGGTGAATTCGTGCGCGACGAGGTGCTTTCCTCCCGCGGATTGCCGACCGACAAGCCCGTGGTTCTATACGCTCCGACGTGGCGCAAAGAGGCGTCGCTGAACACGATGGGCGAGGAAATCCTCCGGGCTGTCGGTGGCATGGGCGACGTGACATTGCTGCTTAAGTTGCACGACTGGTGCCTGGATCCGGCGCGCAATCGACGCGACTGGGGTGCGTGGCTGGCCGATCAGCAAGAGGCCAACGCCCCGTGGACGTGGATTCGAGAGCGCGATATCGTACCGTTCCTGGCAACGGCCGACTTGTTGATCAGCGATGCTTCATCGACAGCGAACGAGTTTCTGCTGCGCGATCGACCGATCCTGTTCATGGACGTGCCGGAGCTGTTTGAAAAATACGAGCAAAGCATTGACCTTGATACGTGGGGTCGGAAAACTGGGGTTGTGGTGCAGAGGCCGGAGGACGTTCCCGCAGCAATTACCGCGGCGTTGTCCGATCCCGGCACGCACAGCGAAATCCGTCGGGCGGCGGCTGCGGATTACTTCTACAACCCCGGCCAGGCAACCGACGCCGCCCATCGGGCGATCCTGAACCTGCTGGAGCTGACCCCGCCGTGA
- the ndk gene encoding nucleoside-diphosphate kinase has protein sequence MAVETTLVLIKPDGVRRGLIGEVTGRFERKGLEVAGMKMLRMSDSLADKHYAAHVEKPFYPDLKAFMTGGPIVAMAVRGENAIAHVRNMMGATNPVNAVPGSIRGDFCTFMTENVVHGSDSPEAAEKELALWFADGEVF, from the coding sequence ATGGCAGTCGAAACAACGTTGGTCTTGATCAAGCCGGATGGCGTGCGTCGCGGCCTGATTGGCGAAGTCACCGGACGCTTTGAGCGCAAAGGTCTGGAAGTCGCCGGCATGAAGATGCTGCGCATGAGCGATTCGCTCGCGGACAAGCACTATGCCGCGCACGTCGAGAAGCCGTTTTATCCCGACCTGAAGGCCTTCATGACGGGCGGCCCGATCGTGGCCATGGCCGTGCGTGGCGAAAACGCCATCGCGCACGTCCGCAACATGATGGGGGCCACGAATCCGGTCAATGCCGTGCCCGGTTCGATCCGCGGGGACTTCTGCACGTTCATGACCGAAAACGTCGTGCACGGTTCCGACAGCCCCGAAGCAGCCGAGAAGGAATTGGCCCTGTGGTTCGCAGACGGCGAGGTGTTTTGA
- a CDS encoding PQQ-dependent sugar dehydrogenase has protein sequence MLRLKTLLAASMCCVAGWVSAQPYGIDTRVENTSLLIDSLPNDNPGTMQLVEAFPDLSFTYSVLLVEAPDGSGRLFHVSQGGVISVFNKSGNPTSTTPFLDIADRVRNSGEEGLLGLAFDPDYATTGEFYVYYSWNGSYPGTSRVSRFTNDDPTDNSVDPSTEEILLSVPQPATNHNGGMLVFGPDDMLYVSLGDGGGGGDTYNNGQDPTTLLGTILRIDVLGTPDAGKPYAIPPDNPFYAGAGPAGAREEIFAYGLRNPFRMSFDPVTGLLYAGDVGQGAWEEIDIIESGANCGWNIMEGTHCYPPSTTTCDQTGLTLPIAEYPHADGDLSVTGGYVYYGTDVPDLYGTYIYADYGSGRIFGLKYDGENVTAGPYTLVENSGITPTAFGQGSDGEVYVLDYFGKIYVLRPATPGGTTDFPTKLSDMPALLAVGSGEDLTTSGIIAYEPSTRLWSDNAEKERYFAMPGLEQMGYQQYRGWDFPEQSILVKNFLLSLDERDPAGTLQRIETRLLIRNGGAWHGFSYEWNEAETDATLLTGSKSRPFMITDKNGDSFAYSWEYPNRNQCLQCHTDAANGALGLNTPQMNWNFEFPNSGIVDNQLRTYDHISLFTEALPDDPANLPAMPRAKGTEGTLQDRARAYLAANCSMCHIPGGTAPTVLDLRWEITNAEMAAIDMVPDRGDLGITDARIIASGDPDRSVLVERMETLDSMNRMPPLGTSRVDEEGVQLIRDWIATLEPPAGAADTWMMY, from the coding sequence ATGTTGAGACTGAAGACTCTGCTCGCTGCATCGATGTGCTGCGTCGCCGGCTGGGTAAGCGCCCAGCCGTACGGCATCGATACGCGGGTGGAGAACACGTCTCTGCTGATCGATTCGCTTCCAAACGACAATCCCGGGACGATGCAACTGGTCGAGGCGTTCCCCGATCTTTCATTCACCTACTCGGTGCTGCTGGTGGAGGCCCCGGACGGTTCCGGTCGCCTGTTCCACGTCAGCCAGGGCGGAGTGATTTCGGTCTTTAATAAGTCCGGTAATCCCACGTCTACGACCCCATTCCTTGACATTGCCGATCGCGTACGGAACTCCGGCGAAGAAGGCCTGCTCGGTCTCGCCTTCGACCCGGACTACGCAACGACGGGCGAGTTCTACGTGTACTACTCGTGGAACGGGTCCTATCCAGGCACGTCGCGGGTCTCACGCTTCACGAACGACGATCCGACAGACAATTCGGTCGACCCCTCGACGGAGGAGATTCTGCTCTCCGTCCCGCAGCCCGCGACTAACCACAACGGCGGGATGCTCGTGTTCGGCCCGGACGACATGCTGTATGTGTCGCTGGGGGATGGCGGCGGCGGCGGGGACACTTATAACAACGGCCAGGATCCGACAACACTCCTGGGTACGATCCTGCGCATCGATGTCCTGGGGACGCCGGACGCAGGAAAGCCCTACGCCATTCCGCCGGACAATCCGTTCTACGCGGGCGCCGGCCCGGCCGGTGCGCGTGAAGAGATCTTCGCATACGGTCTGCGCAACCCGTTCCGAATGAGTTTCGATCCGGTCACGGGTCTGCTGTACGCCGGCGACGTCGGGCAGGGCGCATGGGAAGAAATCGACATCATCGAATCCGGCGCAAACTGTGGCTGGAACATCATGGAGGGCACGCACTGCTATCCGCCCTCGACAACGACTTGCGACCAGACCGGTCTGACCCTGCCGATCGCCGAGTATCCCCACGCGGACGGCGATTTGTCCGTGACGGGCGGCTACGTGTATTACGGCACGGACGTGCCGGACCTGTATGGGACCTACATCTACGCCGACTACGGCAGCGGCCGGATCTTCGGCCTGAAGTACGACGGCGAGAATGTGACCGCCGGGCCGTATACGCTGGTCGAGAACTCCGGCATCACGCCGACGGCGTTTGGCCAGGGATCGGACGGTGAGGTCTATGTGCTGGACTACTTCGGCAAAATCTACGTGCTGCGCCCCGCGACGCCCGGCGGAACCACGGACTTCCCGACGAAGCTGAGCGACATGCCTGCGCTGCTGGCCGTCGGCAGCGGTGAGGACCTCACGACTTCCGGCATCATTGCTTACGAGCCCAGCACGCGCCTGTGGTCGGACAATGCGGAGAAGGAACGCTACTTCGCAATGCCGGGCCTGGAGCAGATGGGCTATCAGCAGTACCGCGGTTGGGACTTTCCGGAACAATCGATTTTGGTGAAGAACTTTCTGCTGTCCCTGGACGAACGCGATCCAGCCGGCACGCTCCAGCGCATCGAGACGCGTTTGCTGATTCGCAATGGCGGCGCGTGGCACGGGTTCTCCTACGAGTGGAACGAGGCGGAAACGGACGCAACGCTTCTGACCGGCAGCAAGTCCCGCCCCTTCATGATTACCGACAAGAACGGCGATTCATTCGCCTACTCGTGGGAATACCCAAATCGGAACCAGTGCCTGCAATGCCACACGGATGCGGCCAATGGAGCGCTGGGGCTGAATACGCCGCAAATGAACTGGAACTTCGAGTTCCCGAACTCGGGAATCGTCGACAACCAGTTGCGGACGTACGATCACATTTCACTGTTCACGGAAGCACTGCCGGACGATCCGGCGAATCTGCCCGCCATGCCGCGGGCGAAAGGAACGGAGGGAACGCTGCAGGACCGAGCGAGAGCCTACCTGGCCGCAAATTGCTCGATGTGCCACATTCCCGGTGGCACAGCACCAACCGTGCTGGACCTGAGATGGGAGATCACAAACGCGGAAATGGCCGCCATCGACATGGTGCCGGACCGCGGGGACTTGGGCATCACCGATGCACGGATTATCGCATCCGGAGACCCGGACCGCTCAGTATTGGTCGAGCGCATGGAGACCCTGGATTCGATGAACCGCATGCCACCGCTCGGAACGAGCCGAGTGGACGAGGAGGGCGTGCAACTGATTCGGGACTGGATCGCGACGCTGGAGCCACCGGCGGGCGCGGCTGACACCTGGATGATGTACTGA
- a CDS encoding phospho-sugar mutase: MTIQELNFSKPEIAQRVEEWTSDKFDAKTRGEIQALVDAGDVAELEDRFYRTLEFGTGGLRGVVGAGTNRMNETIVSWATQGLANYVKENATKPGPLRAAISHDCRNFSREFAETAAAVLAANGIIVHITRELRPTPFTSFVCKELGCHTGIMVTASHNPKEYNGYKVYWDDGSQVVPPHDKGIIAEVAKITDMSQVQTMDFQEGIAKGMIKIIGEDLEDAYLAAVKRQQFSPELCKNSGLRVVYTPLHGVGSTMAVRALRGWGFTEVFPEEEQMKPDGNFPTAASPNPEEGAALGRAIELAKKVRGELVLATDPDADRLGIAVQHNGEYVLVTGNQLSAMACDFVLAQHKRTGRMPKKPGTVTTIVTSPLVQEVAESHGALCPLVLTGFKWIARQIRQWEAEDPEVEFLYGTEESYGYMIGGHCRDKDGIVASCVVAEMAAWAKSEGMTLIDYLENLYLRFEPRVEWQKSVVMPGQEGAGKIKAIMDRIRNDPPKAIGSDKVVRRTRIDVGKIYDGQTGEEIGTVDQPSSDVVLFDLEDGSKAIARPSGTEPKIKFYFFLAAEKQQDEDGVRAALRQLNERKPQFQKEFLNAIGVDV, translated from the coding sequence ATGACGATTCAGGAATTGAACTTTTCCAAACCCGAAATCGCGCAGCGCGTCGAGGAGTGGACGTCGGACAAGTTCGACGCAAAGACGCGCGGCGAAATCCAGGCTTTGGTCGACGCCGGCGATGTGGCGGAGTTGGAAGATCGCTTTTACCGGACGTTGGAATTCGGAACGGGCGGACTGCGCGGCGTGGTAGGCGCCGGCACCAACCGCATGAACGAAACGATCGTGAGCTGGGCCACTCAGGGCCTGGCCAACTACGTCAAAGAAAACGCAACAAAGCCCGGCCCCTTGCGCGCGGCGATCTCGCACGACTGCCGCAACTTCTCGCGGGAATTCGCAGAGACGGCCGCGGCGGTGCTGGCTGCGAACGGCATCATCGTTCACATCACGCGCGAACTGCGCCCCACGCCGTTTACTTCGTTCGTGTGCAAGGAACTGGGCTGCCACACGGGCATCATGGTCACGGCCAGCCACAACCCGAAGGAATACAACGGCTACAAAGTTTACTGGGATGACGGCTCGCAGGTCGTGCCGCCCCACGATAAGGGCATCATCGCCGAGGTCGCCAAGATCACGGACATGAGCCAGGTCCAGACGATGGACTTCCAGGAAGGCATCGCCAAGGGCATGATCAAGATTATCGGCGAGGATCTGGAAGATGCCTACCTGGCAGCCGTGAAGCGCCAGCAGTTCTCGCCCGAGCTTTGCAAAAACTCCGGACTGCGTGTCGTCTACACGCCGCTGCACGGCGTCGGGTCGACGATGGCCGTGCGCGCGCTGCGCGGATGGGGTTTCACCGAAGTCTTCCCCGAGGAAGAGCAGATGAAGCCGGATGGGAATTTCCCGACGGCGGCGTCGCCGAATCCGGAAGAAGGCGCCGCGCTCGGCCGTGCTATCGAACTGGCCAAGAAGGTTCGTGGAGAGCTCGTTCTGGCGACCGACCCGGACGCGGATCGCCTCGGCATCGCCGTGCAGCACAACGGTGAGTATGTCCTCGTCACCGGCAATCAACTGAGTGCAATGGCCTGCGATTTCGTTCTGGCTCAGCACAAGCGCACCGGCCGCATGCCGAAGAAACCGGGCACCGTGACGACGATCGTCACGTCGCCGCTGGTCCAGGAAGTTGCCGAAAGCCACGGCGCGCTTTGCCCGCTGGTGCTGACAGGATTCAAGTGGATCGCCCGCCAGATTCGCCAGTGGGAAGCCGAGGATCCGGAAGTCGAGTTCCTCTACGGAACCGAGGAGTCCTACGGTTACATGATCGGCGGTCACTGTCGCGATAAGGACGGTATCGTGGCCAGTTGCGTCGTCGCCGAAATGGCTGCCTGGGCAAAGAGTGAAGGCATGACGCTGATCGACTATCTCGAGAACCTCTACCTGCGGTTCGAGCCGCGTGTGGAGTGGCAGAAGTCGGTCGTGATGCCGGGCCAGGAAGGCGCCGGCAAGATCAAGGCGATCATGGATCGGATTCGCAACGATCCGCCGAAGGCGATCGGCTCCGACAAGGTCGTCCGCCGCACGCGCATCGACGTAGGCAAGATCTACGACGGCCAGACGGGCGAAGAGATTGGCACGGTGGATCAACCATCGAGCGACGTTGTTCTGTTCGATCTCGAAGACGGATCGAAGGCCATCGCCCGCCCGAGCGGCACCGAGCCGAAGATCAAGTTCTACTTCTTCCTGGCCGCCGAGAAGCAGCAGGACGAAGACGGCGTGCGCGCGGCCTTGAGGCAATTGAACGAGCGCAAGCCGCAGTTCCAGAAGGAGTTCTTGAACGCCATCGGCGTCGACGTCTGA
- a CDS encoding phosphocholine cytidylyltransferase family protein, whose amino-acid sequence MTSPVINNAIILAAGQGKRLSPNDEGASKALIDMGPETLLDFQIRQLEAAGIEKISIVTGFKADAVKEHLRERRVVTYHNPDFATTNSLYSLGLAEQAARKGALIVNSDVLFHPSLLKKLLNDPAPNAILVDFDSDLGEEEMKVQAENGVVTAISKELAPGPQMGENVGLIKLSAETSGLFFKHARVHLMTGGQKAWAPKGIALLFGKATFNAIPVDGTPWTEIDFPEDLDRARNEVYPLCTS is encoded by the coding sequence GTGACTTCTCCCGTTATCAACAATGCGATCATCCTGGCTGCGGGCCAGGGCAAGCGACTGAGCCCAAACGATGAAGGCGCTTCGAAGGCCCTGATCGACATGGGCCCGGAAACGTTGCTCGACTTTCAGATTCGCCAGCTCGAAGCAGCCGGCATCGAGAAGATCTCGATCGTGACGGGCTTCAAGGCCGACGCGGTGAAAGAACACCTTCGCGAACGCCGCGTGGTGACGTACCACAATCCGGACTTCGCAACGACGAACAGCCTGTACTCGCTCGGGCTGGCGGAACAGGCGGCGCGCAAGGGCGCCCTGATTGTAAACTCCGACGTGCTGTTTCACCCGTCGCTGCTCAAGAAGCTACTGAACGATCCCGCACCGAATGCGATCCTGGTGGATTTCGACAGCGATCTTGGCGAAGAGGAAATGAAGGTTCAGGCAGAGAATGGGGTGGTGACCGCAATCTCAAAGGAATTGGCTCCGGGACCACAGATGGGCGAGAACGTCGGCCTCATCAAACTCAGCGCCGAGACGTCGGGGCTCTTTTTCAAGCACGCGCGCGTTCACCTGATGACGGGCGGCCAGAAGGCGTGGGCACCGAAAGGCATCGCCCTGCTCTTTGGCAAGGCGACCTTCAACGCCATCCCTGTCGATGGCACTCCCTGGACGGAAATCGATTTCCCGGAGGACCTGGATCGCGCCCGGAACGAGGTCTATCCGCTCTGCACGTCCTGA
- the tnpA gene encoding IS200/IS605 family transposase, which produces MPQSLVQNYVHLVFSTKGRRPWFQSEEERQRLHAYLAGACRNLECPAFQVGGATDHVHIFFALSQNARLRDLVRDAKKESSKWLKREFRNAKDFHWQSGYAAFSISPAHTAKLKEYIRTQMEHHKKVSFQEELRRLLELYEVQYDERYVWD; this is translated from the coding sequence ATGCCTCAGTCCCTGGTCCAGAATTACGTGCACCTGGTGTTCTCGACCAAAGGACGCCGGCCCTGGTTTCAGTCGGAAGAAGAGCGCCAGCGACTCCACGCGTATCTTGCAGGCGCCTGCCGGAATCTCGAATGCCCGGCATTTCAAGTCGGCGGAGCAACGGATCACGTTCACATCTTTTTCGCGCTATCGCAGAACGCCAGACTGAGGGATCTGGTCAGAGACGCGAAGAAGGAAAGCTCGAAGTGGTTGAAGCGGGAGTTCCGCAACGCCAAGGACTTCCATTGGCAGTCGGGATATGCCGCGTTCTCTATCAGTCCTGCCCACACGGCGAAGCTGAAGGAGTACATTCGGACTCAAATGGAGCATCATAAGAAGGTCTCATTTCAGGAAGAACTGCGAAGGTTGTTGGAGTTGTATGAGGTGCAGTACGACGAAAGATACGTGTGGGATTGA